Genomic window (uncultured Flavobacterium sp.):
ATAAAATAATTAGTATACTTTTCAGGGACAGGAACTCAACAATAAAACCGGAATGGAGGTGTTTCAGCTCCCCCACTAGCGCGAGTGTCCCGCTCGTGCCAGTTCCTAAAACTTTAATATTTGAATTGATTTTGATTGCATTCACGAGCGGGACGCTCGCGCTAGCGAAAAAACTGAAATCTTAAACAAAAATTAAAGACAAAGTGTAGCTTTGCGTGAGGGATAGAAGCTAGCTGCCGAAGCAGCGCGGATAGCCCGACAGTATTTAAAAAAAGACCTAATGAACACAAAGTTGATTAGGTCTTTTTTTTAATGGTGGCACGTCCAAAATTAAATCTCAAATTTAAAATTCCAAATTCCAATAGAAAAATTCATTTCTAATATAAATTGGAATTTTATATTATTATTTCAATTGTTTTTCCTCTTCAAACAACAATTTTATGTTTTCGTAAGAGTTTTTTAGGGCTTCTTTGATTTGTTCGGGGTTTAACCAGGCTACTTTTTCGATCCCTTCTTCGGCTTGACCTTGTGGGGTTCCTTCAAAATCTGAATACATTTCGAACCAATGTGTGATTTTGAGTTTGTATTTTCCGTTGCGTTTGAAAACGTGATAGGTTTTTTGAAGTTTATTGGTGATTCTAAGTTTATTTACTCCGGTTTCTTCTTCGACCTCGCGCATTGCGGTAGCTTCAATCTCCTCACCTTTCTCGATTCCGCCTTTTGGCAGGTCCCATTTTCCGTTTCTGAAGATGAATAAAACTTCGCCTTTTTTGTTGTACACAAAACCTCCTCCCGCTTTACTTACAGGAATTTTGGCTTTTAATGTCTTCATTATTTCCTTTTCGTCAGGATGATATAAATAAGCCTTTTGAATTTTATTTTGAAATATTTTCACTATAAGCTGCTCGATATCAATACTCTCTAATAGGAATAATTGAAAATTAGTCTCTCTTGAGATTTCATTTGTCAAAAAAAGTGGTTTGTCGTTCACAAAAACTTTATACATTTGTACTATGATTTTTAATAAAGATACTGCCGAAAAAACAGCCGAATTGCTTTTGCAAATAAATGCAATTAAATTGAATCCAGAAAATCCTTTTACGTGGGCTTCTGGCTGGAAATCTCCTATTTATTGTGATAATAGGTTAATTCTTTCATTTCCGAGCATCCGAAATTACGTTCGTGATGAGTTCGCGAAAAATATTGAGAAACAATTCGGAAAACCAGATGTAATTGCCGGTGTTGCTACAGGTGCCATTGGTATTGGAATTCTTGTTGCCGAAAGCCTTGGATTGCCATTTGTATATGTGCGTCCGGAAGCAAAAAAACACGGAAGACAGAACCAAGTTGAAGGTTTTTTACAAAAAGGTCAAAACGTAGTTGTCGTCGAAGATTTAATTAGTACCGGAAACAGCAGTTTGATGGCTGTGGAAGCTTTGCGCAACGAAGGTGCTAATATTAAAGGTATGGCGGCGATTTTTACATATGGCTTTGGTGTTGCCGAAGAAAACTTTAAAAATGCTAATATCGATTTGTATACGTTAAGTAATTACGAAAACTTATTAGAATTAGCGGTTCAAAAACAATATATTACTGAAGAGCAACAATCTACTTTGCAGGAATGGAACGCAATTCCATCGACTTGGGGACAAGACTAGTGATTTTAGATTTTAGATTTTAGATTTTATTAAAAAATCGCTTCGCTCTTTTTTGGAATTTAGAATTTAAAAAAAATTGGAATTTATTTTCAATACAGCTTTGTGAACTTTGCGCAATTAATAGACAAAGCTTAGAAAAAAACCTTGCGCCCTTTGCGGTTAAATAAAAAACAAAAAAATATATGAACTTAGAAAGTCCAAAAGTTACTGTTCAGAAATCAGCTCAAGATTTATTTGATTTATTGACTGATGTTAAGAATTTTGAAAAATTAATGCCGGAGAATATTGCTAAATTTGAAGTGATTGGCGAGGATGCTTTTATTTTTGGATTGAAAGGTATGCCGGAAATAAAACTAAAAATGAAGGAAAAAGTAGCTCCAAATAAAATTGTTTTGGGAGCTGCAAGTGATAAACTTCCGTTTACTTTGGTTTCGAATATCGATAGTGTTTCTGATACTGAAAGTGCTGTTCAACTTAAATTTGAAGGAGAATTTAACCCAATGATGGCAATGATGATCAAAGGACCTATTAGCAAATTCATTGAGACTTTGGCAACTAATATGACAAAATTATAATTATTGATTATTAATTCTCGAATTACATAGAATTTAAAAGCCTGATTTAACGATCGGGCTTTTTTTTGATTTGCCACTAAGGCGCTAAGACGCAAAGAAAATTAAACTTTACTCTCGAAGCCTCGAGACTGCGCCCTTGCGAGATTATTGTAAAAAA
Coding sequences:
- a CDS encoding NUDIX domain-containing protein gives rise to the protein MYKVFVNDKPLFLTNEISRETNFQLFLLESIDIEQLIVKIFQNKIQKAYLYHPDEKEIMKTLKAKIPVSKAGGGFVYNKKGEVLFIFRNGKWDLPKGGIEKGEEIEATAMREVEEETGVNKLRITNKLQKTYHVFKRNGKYKLKITHWFEMYSDFEGTPQGQAEEGIEKVAWLNPEQIKEALKNSYENIKLLFEEEKQLK
- the pyrE gene encoding orotate phosphoribosyltransferase; protein product: MIFNKDTAEKTAELLLQINAIKLNPENPFTWASGWKSPIYCDNRLILSFPSIRNYVRDEFAKNIEKQFGKPDVIAGVATGAIGIGILVAESLGLPFVYVRPEAKKHGRQNQVEGFLQKGQNVVVVEDLISTGNSSLMAVEALRNEGANIKGMAAIFTYGFGVAEENFKNANIDLYTLSNYENLLELAVQKQYITEEQQSTLQEWNAIPSTWGQD
- a CDS encoding SRPBCC family protein codes for the protein MNLESPKVTVQKSAQDLFDLLTDVKNFEKLMPENIAKFEVIGEDAFIFGLKGMPEIKLKMKEKVAPNKIVLGAASDKLPFTLVSNIDSVSDTESAVQLKFEGEFNPMMAMMIKGPISKFIETLATNMTKL